The Rugosibacter aromaticivorans region GTAGCACGTCTGCAGCGCGAAGGGCGCAAAGTTGCCATGGCGGGCGATGGCATCAATGATGCGCCAGCGCTGGCGCGTGCCGATGTCGGCATCGCCATGGGCACCGGCACCGATGTGGCCATGAACAGCGCCCAGGTGACGCTGGTCAAAGGCGATCTGCGCGGCATCCTGCGGGCGCGGGCACTCTCCCTCGCCGCCGTGGGCAACATGCGCCAGAACCTGGCCTTTGCCTTTCTCTACAACGCACTGGGCATTCCGCTGGCTGCCGGGGTGCTCTATCCCTTCACCGGTTTGCTGCTCTCGCCGCTGATCGCGGCCGTCGCGATGAGCTTCAGTTCAGTATCGGTCATTTCGAATGCGCTGCGTTTGCGTCGGGTGAGAGTATGAACGCTTTGTTGGCTGAGTGCTGACCATCCGCTCCCGGCGATTAAGAAGAAGACGTCCAGATCGGGTCACTGACCATTGCCTTTTCTTTCAATCCTTACTATACTTTCATTGGTAAGGAAAAAAGGAGTTTGCAATGCCAACAGATGCCACACTCACCAGCAAGGGCCAAACGACAATACCCAAAGAAATACGGGATAGTCTTGGCATGAAGCCAGGGGATCGGATGACCTTTACGTTAATGCCGGATGCCACCGTAGTTATGCGGGTGAAGAGCAAGAGTGTCACCGAGCTTGCGGGCATGCTGCACAAGAAGGGCCGCAAGCCCGTTTCTATTGATCAGTTGTCGTTCTGATGCTCGGAATCGACACCCATGTTCTCCTTCGTTTTCTGGTTCGAGACGACGATGCTCAGTTTGAGAAGGCACGCAAGCTGATCAAGCGTGAAGTTGCCGCAGGGCGTCGCGTTTTCGTGAGCCAGTTGGTTCTCCTGGAAAGCGAATGGGTGCTGCGCAGCCGATATGGTTTGCCGAAGAATCAGATCATAGAAGTCATTTCGGGCTTGCTGGATGCGACTGATGTCCAGTTTGAGGATGAGCCTGCAATAGAGGGAGCCATTTTTGTTTGGAGGGACAGTGCTGCCGATTTTGCCGATTGCCTTATCGGTGCTCAGAACCGGAGACTGGGATGTCGGGCGACGGCGACCTTTGACGTGAAGGCATCCCAGTTGCCGGGCTTCATCGCTGCCTGACAATCAGGGGGCAAGCCGCACGATTGGCTCCACATAGTGGTTGCTGGCAAGGCAAATGAAGTCAACCGTCGATATTCAGCCGGTCATGTTCAGCACGCACGGCTGGATTCTTCACCATCTTGGCGACCATTTTTGCGTGCGACATGATTTCGTTTTTCGGCAATCCTGCGTTCATTGACTGGTGTCTTCTGCGACTGTTTAACGCAGGTAGCAATGCAACATGACGATCTGGCGACCGACTAGCGTGCAATAGAACACGCGGGCAATACGCCTGAGGCAATCAACCGGTGGATGATACGGCGTGGCGGCGATTTGCCCTCCGTACGGCGGGCAGGCAGGCAAGCGCAGCCAGCACAAGGGCGAGCAGATTGCCCCAGCGCGCATAAGGCGTCAGGCCACTGTAACCCTGTGCGGTCACCATCAGCGCGGCGGTGGTGAAAGGCGGCAGCACAGCAGTTACGATGCCGTTGGGCGCAATCATCGCCGTCATGCCGGTGTTGGTGGCGCGCAGCATGGTGCGGCCGGTCTCTAAAGCGCGCATCTGGGCGATTTGCAGGTGTTGCGGTTGCGCCAGGGAATCGCCAAACCAGGCGGTGTTGGAGAGATTGACCAGCAGCGTGGCGTGAGGCAAAGCGTTGAGTAGTTCTTCACCAAAGAGATCTTCGTAACAGATATTGGGCGCGATAT contains the following coding sequences:
- a CDS encoding AbrB/MazE/SpoVT family DNA-binding domain-containing protein, coding for MPTDATLTSKGQTTIPKEIRDSLGMKPGDRMTFTLMPDATVVMRVKSKSVTELAGMLHKKGRKPVSIDQLSF
- a CDS encoding PIN domain-containing protein encodes the protein MLGIDTHVLLRFLVRDDDAQFEKARKLIKREVAAGRRVFVSQLVLLESEWVLRSRYGLPKNQIIEVISGLLDATDVQFEDEPAIEGAIFVWRDSAADFADCLIGAQNRRLGCRATATFDVKASQLPGFIAA